TGACATTACAACCACGAGTCCAGAGCTATTCAGGCTCAAGCCAGTATTTGTAGCCGAATGCACACGGGCAGGGAAACGTTTGCGCCAAACCTTGGAATTTGATGCCCAGGGCCATGCGGTGGTCAATTTGACGTTGCCAAGCATGCCAGCGGCCACTCGCGACTTTGACCCCCAGTTGTGGGATCTCGCGGTGCGCCGCAACGATGGCCAGCTCATTCCCATTGCGTATGCCGCAGGCACTTACGAAATTGCCCGGGAGTCCGACCCGTCAGCGAGACTGCATTTCGAACAAACTGGTCATGGCTTCCTGAAGATGTCTGAAACCAAGAGTCTGATCCTGGCGGATTCCGTCAGCTTGGTTGATTCAGAAAAAGCTCTGAGGATCACGGGTACATGGTCGTCGGGTGCCTCCCCCGAGCCACAGCTGGTGCTGCACAGCAGCAAAGGCACCATTCGTCCCGAATCCATGGAAATCGTCCATACTTCCTCCACATCAGGGACCTTTGTGGTGTCATTCCCGCTAACCCACGACGACTGGTCAACCGGGACGGTGTACAAAGAGTCCGGGGCGTACAGCCTCCGCCTTGTCGCTGACAAGGATGGTTCCGTGTCAAGCAACTGGATTGGAGCAACAGTTACGCTCCAGCAAACGATGCCGCGCCGTATCCACGGGCAAAATGTGGAGATCGGCGTTTCCCGCACCAGTTCCACGGCGGCCCTGGTGATTCACATGCGCCCCGCACTCAGACCGGATGAAATCGGCCGCTACAACCAGCAACAATTGCGGGCAGGCCAAAACCACAGTTCCCTCAAGGCAAACACGGCCCTCTTCATGTGTTTCGGCGGAAAACGGGCCACTGATAGTCCGCGCAGAATCTTTGAGTCGCTGCATCACATGGAACCGGCTCCGACTATCCGTTGGGCTGTTGTGGACGGCTCCGTTCCGGTCCCTGACGGCGCCATCAAAACGGTGATTGGATCAGCGGAATGGTTCGAGGCCCTGGCCACGTCTGAGTTGCTGGTGAACAACAACAACTTTCCGTTCTATTTCCGGAAACGTAAAGGCCAGACCTACATCCAGACGTGGCACGGCACCCCGTTGAAGCGTTTGGGAAACGATGTCGCCCGAACCAACTTCTCCTTGTCATACTGGAACCTCATGTGGCGCGAAGCCGGTTACTGGGACACCTTGCTGGCACAGAACGACTACGCAGCCAAGACGCTCGCCACGTGCTTTGGCTTCGAAGGACGCGTGGTCAAGCAGGGATATCCGCGAAATGACTCGCTCAGATCACCTGAAGCGGCACTAATCCGGGAACGGACCAGACAACATCTGGGCATCCCCCACGGCAAAAAAGTCCTTCTCTACACACCCACGTGGCGTGACGACAAGAGAACCAACAATGACTACCAACTCGTCACATACCTGGACTTCGCACGGGTCCAGGAGCTCCTCGGTGACGACTACGTTATTCTGCTCCGCGGCCACCACAACGTCTCAGGACAGCGTCAAACGGCCGGAAACAATTTCATCATCGACGCAACCGAGTACCCCGAGGTTAACGATCTCTACCTGGCAGCAGACATCCTCATCAACGACTATTCATCAGTCATGTTTGATTTTTGTGTCACAAGAAAGCCGATCATCTATCTGACTCCGGATATAGTGCAGTACCGCGACTCGACACGAGGCTTCTATTTTGACCTCGAGTCCCTGGCCCCGGGCCCTCTGCTGACAACCACTGAAGAAGTCATCGAGGCCATAGTCAACGTCGAGTCCGTCCAGGATCGTTACAAGAAGCGCTACAACAATTTTGTTGACATGTTTGCACCAAATTGTGATGGCCAAGCGACGCAACGCACCGTTCAAGAGCTGTCCGAGTTCCTTGAATTCTTCAG
This genomic interval from Arthrobacter sp. PAMC 25486 contains the following:
- a CDS encoding CDP-glycerol glycerophosphotransferase family protein — its product is MPQKQQRKFRRALHTATPLLVSRRFFQGRIPGLQAHVSILLLATDQTATISTIDSLFRSTFFELSVTVAVPAGDDLAAWTNGKLKPVARQVSWLRVTSDGELSTSRDWLSTITTPYVMILRGGEQLNQQFIKRAIASHKTEGWDFIAGTVAVKRGNQFVASLWPADTNGRVYDTDAIDQNPEFLADTQLGNKLFSTHFMTRLLASLSPQTLLQMRELSELAYAHADSFDRLDVPALRIPAPTGIRSLGRVWLCEQEFMQRVVGSTAELSTALSEKLTGATYTAWLTRKIGMGLFPFFEVVPRVDAGYWEILQDSVASMAGPTNIQWTLLPIHQRLLLWSMITNNRDDVETISISRSDYSSSFAVNEIAGELLCQPEYLERLQITQSDELLRFSPADHRVVAKLTSFSWRDDGSVDISGYAYVKGLDPALGSSKLSASAVAPDGISEQAIQITAVRDETIDWTANDNWTSYAESGFQFTVQPRELFANLDFADVTRWSLKLVLTVYGQEFTDFTVLRDTVGAGGLVPIGPMVADERLALEHTSAGGLTLVRVKHHLVAKQLRTGNDRNITLDITTTSPELFRLKPVFVAECTRAGKRLRQTLEFDAQGHAVVNLTLPSMPAATRDFDPQLWDLAVRRNDGQLIPIAYAAGTYEIARESDPSARLHFEQTGHGFLKMSETKSLILADSVSLVDSEKALRITGTWSSGASPEPQLVLHSSKGTIRPESMEIVHTSSTSGTFVVSFPLTHDDWSTGTVYKESGAYSLRLVADKDGSVSSNWIGATVTLQQTMPRRIHGQNVEIGVSRTSSTAALVIHMRPALRPDEIGRYNQQQLRAGQNHSSLKANTALFMCFGGKRATDSPRRIFESLHHMEPAPTIRWAVVDGSVPVPDGAIKTVIGSAEWFEALATSELLVNNNNFPFYFRKRKGQTYIQTWHGTPLKRLGNDVARTNFSLSYWNLMWREAGYWDTLLAQNDYAAKTLATCFGFEGRVVKQGYPRNDSLRSPEAALIRERTRQHLGIPHGKKVLLYTPTWRDDKRTNNDYQLVTYLDFARVQELLGDDYVILLRGHHNVSGQRQTAGNNFIIDATEYPEVNDLYLAADILINDYSSVMFDFCVTRKPIIYLTPDIVQYRDSTRGFYFDLESLAPGPLLTTTEEVIEAIVNVESVQDRYKKRYNNFVDMFAPNCDGQATQRTVQELSEFLEFFSKFYKEK